A genomic stretch from Clostridiales bacterium includes:
- a CDS encoding C69 family dipeptidase, translated as MCDTMVALGNCTKDGSVIFAKNSDRQPNEPHIIVRVPRSKHALGEKVKCTYIEIEQVEETYEVLLLKPSWIWGCEMGCNEFGLNIGNEAVFTKEKEGKDSLTGMDMIRIALERCKTSDEALDMIIYLLGKYGQGGNCGYEKKFTYHNSFLIADKKSAWVIETAGKYWAAEKVTGVRNISNCLTIGNKFDKCHPDLIKHAVDKGWCKDERDFNFAKCYSNRVITKFSGSKSRFSTARDMLNREKGSITVDIMKQMLRSHEGAMDGRQFSRGSLKSICMHGGLPIGDHTTGSYIASLNDRLCTYWITGASTPCISIFKPFWMIDGEHMSFKENEKEKAIEYWRKREKLHRLFIENRISDVDSYYTGRDNLENSFSKMANMIEAENLNSTRCMEIMDYAMKKEEEFIDLFINKYRKNTPHIKGSPYFKFYWRKQINSFLKGM; from the coding sequence ATGTGTGATACGATGGTAGCTTTAGGTAATTGTACAAAAGACGGTTCAGTAATATTTGCCAAAAACAGTGACAGACAGCCTAATGAGCCCCATATAATCGTAAGAGTACCGCGCTCAAAACATGCCCTTGGAGAAAAAGTAAAATGTACATATATTGAAATCGAACAAGTGGAAGAAACATATGAAGTACTGCTGCTCAAACCGTCATGGATTTGGGGATGTGAAATGGGCTGCAATGAATTCGGACTCAATATAGGAAATGAAGCGGTTTTTACGAAAGAAAAGGAAGGAAAAGACAGTCTGACCGGCATGGATATGATAAGAATTGCCCTTGAGAGGTGCAAAACTTCTGATGAGGCACTTGATATGATAATTTATCTTTTAGGCAAATATGGGCAGGGTGGAAATTGCGGATACGAAAAAAAGTTTACATATCACAACTCGTTTCTTATTGCAGATAAAAAATCTGCATGGGTAATAGAAACTGCCGGAAAATATTGGGCAGCCGAAAAAGTTACGGGTGTAAGGAATATATCCAATTGCCTGACCATAGGAAATAAATTTGACAAGTGTCACCCTGATCTAATAAAGCATGCCGTGGATAAGGGCTGGTGCAAGGATGAAAGGGATTTTAACTTTGCAAAGTGCTACAGCAACCGGGTTATTACCAAATTCAGCGGTTCAAAGAGCAGGTTCAGTACGGCCAGAGATATGCTAAACAGGGAAAAGGGCAGCATAACGGTGGATATAATGAAACAGATGCTTAGAAGCCATGAAGGCGCCATGGATGGCAGGCAATTCAGCAGAGGTTCTTTAAAAAGTATCTGCATGCACGGCGGATTGCCGATAGGGGACCATACGACGGGGAGTTATATAGCATCTCTTAACGATAGACTCTGCACATACTGGATAACGGGAGCTTCTACCCCGTGTATTTCAATATTTAAACCTTTCTGGATGATAGACGGCGAACATATGTCATTTAAAGAAAATGAGAAAGAAAAAGCAATAGAATATTGGAGGAAAAGAGAAAAGCTCCACAGGCTATTTATAGAGAACAGAATTTCTGATGTCGATTCATATTATACCGGAAGAGATAATCTGGAGAATAGTTTTTCAAAAATGGCAAATATGATTGAGGCTGAAAATTTAAATTCTACAAGATGTATGGAGATAATGGACTATGCCATGAAAAAGGAGGAAGAGTTTATAGATCTGTTTATAAATAAATACCGTAAGAATACGCCTCATATAAAGGGCAGCCCTTATTTTAAATTTTATTGGAGGAAGCAAATAAATAGTTTTTTAAAAGGCATGTGA
- a CDS encoding alpha-glucosidase, which produces MLTIDNRIKDVYANPVGHDIIQEILLQMGHGDIIIKNPIIGNIKLKALPKLSMGHVDKSLLDTLLELVNSETDVPKSDDGPVAHAWWKEAVFYQVYPRSFKDSNNDGIGDLGGILEKLDYIKGLGVDAIWLSPIYDSPNDDNGYDIRDYRKIMTEFGDMEDFDELIEGIHSRGMKLIMDLVVNHTSDEHEWFKKAVREPNSKYGNYYIFRDKPNNWTSLFGGSAWGYFKERHQYALHLFSKKQMDLNWENPDVRNEIIDMVRWWLQKGVDGFRMDVINFISKRHGLPDGNEKIGALMGFYGAEHYFYGPHLHQYLREIKSKALAPFNAFSVGETPGIGMEMSKLLTSDYRRELDMVFSFDHLETPGHTRFDDYRYDLNYYKKYIINWMQNYGSHCQMSLFYENHDNPRRISKVDTDPRFRIVLAKLLAAMQLTLRGTPFIYQGQELGMVNKHFTSIDQLRDVESKNLYNELCKKMSKEDAFKKVLAGARDHARTPMQWTDDKYAGFSDVEPWIGTDSDCKICNAKAQVSDDNSVLNFYRNLISLRREHNALIYGDIKITNKKQRDLFTYYRIGQDETFYIECNLSREEKKRKGKLPNAILLISNYPEVSNIKFRPYEADVWMLNNPR; this is translated from the coding sequence ATGTTGACAATAGATAATCGCATCAAAGATGTCTATGCCAATCCTGTCGGCCATGATATAATTCAAGAAATACTCCTCCAAATGGGGCATGGCGATATTATCATCAAAAATCCCATTATCGGCAATATTAAGCTCAAAGCTCTGCCAAAACTTTCCATGGGACATGTGGATAAAAGTCTTCTTGATACGCTTCTTGAACTTGTGAACAGTGAAACTGATGTGCCAAAAAGCGATGACGGTCCTGTTGCTCATGCATGGTGGAAGGAAGCAGTATTTTATCAGGTTTATCCCCGCAGTTTTAAAGACAGCAATAATGACGGCATAGGGGATCTGGGCGGCATATTGGAAAAGCTTGACTATATAAAAGGCCTTGGAGTGGATGCCATATGGCTCTCTCCAATTTATGATTCGCCTAATGATGACAATGGTTACGACATACGCGATTACCGTAAAATCATGACCGAGTTTGGAGACATGGAGGATTTTGATGAACTGATTGAGGGCATCCATTCACGTGGTATGAAGCTTATAATGGATCTTGTTGTAAACCATACCTCGGATGAGCATGAGTGGTTCAAAAAAGCAGTCCGGGAGCCCAACTCCAAATACGGCAACTATTACATATTTCGTGACAAGCCGAACAACTGGACTTCGTTATTTGGAGGAAGTGCCTGGGGATATTTTAAGGAGCGCCATCAATATGCCTTGCACCTATTTTCTAAAAAACAGATGGATCTCAACTGGGAAAATCCTGATGTCCGTAATGAAATTATAGATATGGTGCGCTGGTGGCTCCAAAAGGGTGTGGATGGTTTCCGCATGGATGTCATAAATTTCATCTCAAAGCGGCATGGCCTGCCCGACGGCAATGAAAAAATCGGTGCGCTCATGGGATTTTACGGTGCCGAGCATTATTTTTACGGCCCGCACCTTCATCAATACTTGCGTGAGATAAAAAGCAAGGCGCTGGCTCCCTTTAATGCCTTTTCGGTTGGTGAAACGCCGGGTATCGGCATGGAAATGAGCAAACTTTTGACATCCGATTACCGCCGCGAACTGGATATGGTTTTCTCGTTTGACCACCTTGAAACACCCGGGCATACACGCTTTGACGATTACAGATATGATCTCAATTACTATAAAAAGTACATTATCAACTGGATGCAAAACTACGGCAGCCACTGCCAGATGTCCCTCTTTTATGAAAACCATGACAATCCCCGCAGAATATCAAAAGTCGATACAGATCCGCGTTTTAGGATTGTGCTGGCAAAACTGCTGGCAGCAATGCAGTTGACCCTTAGGGGAACGCCATTTATATATCAGGGTCAGGAACTCGGCATGGTAAACAAGCATTTTACTTCCATTGATCAATTACGCGATGTGGAGAGCAAAAATCTGTATAATGAGCTGTGCAAAAAAATGAGCAAAGAGGATGCTTTCAAAAAGGTATTGGCCGGCGCCCGTGACCATGCACGTACTCCTATGCAATGGACTGACGATAAATATGCAGGCTTTTCCGATGTTGAACCGTGGATAGGTACGGATAGCGATTGCAAAATCTGCAATGCAAAGGCACAGGTCTCCGACGATAACTCAGTGCTGAACTTTTACCGCAATCTCATAAGCTTAAGAAGGGAACATAATGCACTTATATATGGGGACATTAAAATCACCAACAAGAAGCAAAGGGATTTGTTTACCTACTATCGCATAGGTCAGGATGAAACATTTTATATAGAGTGCAATCTCAGCAGAGAAGAAAAAAAGCGTAAAGGCAAACTGCCAAATGCCATCCTTTTGATTTCAAATTATCCGGAAGTTTCAAATATAAAATTCAGGCCTTATGAAGCAGATGTCTGGATGCTGAATAATCCACGTTAA
- a CDS encoding AraC family transcriptional regulator, whose translation MINIKHIHKKHGVIFNWFLSYMIILIIPTLIIGISNIATINIVEEEINKSDLFILKRVQNNIDNLLYNAQQLSNEICFNDNIQKILTYNKSSNINYYIIHKAVEDLRSYKDSTDLINNYYIYFKDIDIVISPDGSTDEKTFYKSYYEDSKKFSYNTWHETNRGYYAQRCVLLKNPNNDYMTFLYGRSLPLLEKSSPMASIFVMLDDSMFARQIDNANIIGNDIIFVTDKNDNVIYSSNKNADLKSFGLKTSDKPNGLFRKKINGHSFVVSYINSRYFGFRYIIAVPYADFWQKAQYVKKYALISFLLCLSIGGIVTALLIIKNYNPIRKLVKSLEPLSSSTYASSSDEYSFIKNALSSISNNKQDIEKKLESQNKVLKCELIRNILKGRFENEYIINEYLSICGINFDTQYFLVILLYINDAKKDDLKGCSKLNLRDKIKKVLEGRYNVYFTEDDNMNICLINFKEEPADGSVKDIVDEISKIQGYIAGNYKINFSLSAGNIHDGIYGISKSYNESAEAMDYKMVMRIEGSLCYSDIQKLPENNTKCSFKKELNLINQMIESGNIESALDELFNSLFMNRHFSLEMSKCFKMNIMSTLTKIVNDMDNIESRKYVNLISNIEQIMECESKDEIKQKIIYIIDSVRKYVNCKKDRHKKSDLQNKIIKYIAKNYNDPDLNVSAVAEHLGMHPVYISQAFKEQSGQSILDYIHKIRIEKAKEILKCPENTIEKAANDVGYANVRTFIRVFKKYEGINPGLYKDIMRDK comes from the coding sequence ATGATAAATATCAAGCATATTCATAAAAAGCATGGGGTGATCTTTAACTGGTTTCTTTCATACATGATTATATTGATTATACCTACATTAATAATAGGTATATCGAACATTGCAACAATTAATATTGTGGAAGAAGAAATAAATAAATCGGATTTATTTATATTAAAAAGGGTACAGAATAATATAGACAATCTTCTCTATAACGCCCAACAGTTAAGTAATGAAATCTGTTTTAATGATAATATACAGAAGATATTAACATATAATAAATCTTCTAATATCAATTATTATATAATCCACAAGGCTGTAGAAGATCTAAGATCATATAAAGATTCAACGGATTTGATCAATAACTACTATATTTATTTTAAAGATATAGACATAGTCATATCGCCGGACGGGAGCACTGATGAAAAGACATTCTATAAATCCTACTATGAAGATAGCAAGAAGTTTTCATACAATACGTGGCATGAAACGAACAGGGGATATTATGCCCAAAGATGCGTGTTACTTAAAAATCCAAATAATGATTATATGACTTTTCTGTATGGACGTTCGCTTCCCTTGTTGGAGAAATCTTCACCGATGGCCAGCATATTTGTAATGTTGGATGATTCTATGTTTGCACGACAAATAGACAATGCAAATATAATCGGCAATGATATTATATTTGTAACTGATAAAAATGACAATGTCATATATTCCTCAAATAAAAACGCCGATCTTAAAAGTTTTGGGCTAAAGACTTCAGATAAACCCAACGGCTTATTCCGCAAGAAAATAAATGGACATAGTTTTGTCGTTTCGTATATTAATTCACGATATTTTGGGTTCAGATATATAATTGCCGTTCCATATGCCGACTTTTGGCAAAAAGCCCAATATGTAAAGAAATATGCTTTAATCAGTTTCCTGCTGTGTCTGTCAATAGGAGGCATTGTAACCGCTTTATTAATTATAAAAAATTATAATCCTATTAGGAAACTGGTAAAAAGTTTGGAACCGCTATCTTCATCTACTTATGCGTCCAGCAGTGATGAGTATTCTTTTATAAAAAATGCATTATCCAGTATCTCAAATAATAAGCAAGATATAGAGAAAAAACTTGAAAGCCAGAACAAGGTCCTCAAATGCGAATTAATTAGAAACATTTTGAAAGGCAGATTTGAAAATGAATATATTATAAATGAATACTTATCCATATGTGGTATCAATTTTGATACTCAATATTTTCTGGTAATTTTATTGTATATTAATGATGCAAAGAAAGATGATTTAAAAGGCTGCAGTAAATTAAACTTAAGAGATAAAATAAAAAAAGTGCTGGAGGGCCGATATAATGTATACTTTACAGAAGATGACAATATGAATATATGCTTAATCAACTTTAAAGAAGAACCGGCGGATGGCTCCGTTAAGGACATAGTCGATGAAATAAGCAAAATACAGGGATATATAGCCGGTAATTATAAAATAAATTTTTCATTGTCTGCAGGCAATATTCATGATGGGATTTATGGCATCAGCAAATCATATAATGAGTCCGCAGAGGCTATGGATTATAAAATGGTGATGAGGATTGAAGGAAGTCTTTGCTATTCCGATATTCAAAAATTGCCCGAAAACAATACAAAATGTTCTTTTAAAAAAGAATTAAATCTTATCAATCAGATGATAGAATCCGGAAATATTGAAAGTGCGCTGGATGAATTATTCAATAGTTTATTTATGAACAGGCATTTTTCGCTGGAAATGAGCAAATGCTTTAAAATGAATATAATGAGCACATTGACAAAAATAGTAAACGATATGGATAATATTGAAAGCAGGAAATATGTAAATTTGATATCAAATATTGAACAGATAATGGAATGTGAAAGCAAAGACGAGATAAAGCAAAAGATAATATACATTATAGATTCTGTTAGAAAGTATGTAAATTGCAAAAAAGATAGGCATAAAAAATCCGATCTGCAAAATAAGATAATTAAATATATTGCAAAAAATTACAATGATCCGGATTTAAACGTATCGGCAGTGGCTGAACATTTGGGTATGCACCCTGTGTATATTTCCCAGGCATTCAAGGAGCAAAGCGGCCAGAGCATACTTGATTATATACATAAAATAAGAATTGAAAAAGCAAAAGAGATTTTAAAATGTCCGGAGAATACCATCGAAAAGGCGGCTAATGATGTGGGTTATGCAAACGTCAGAACGTTTATCAGGGTATTTAAAAAATATGAAGGTATCAATCCGGGATTATATAAGGATATTATGAGAGATAAATGA
- a CDS encoding glycoside-pentoside-hexuronide (GPH):cation symporter, translating into MLDAVKRNRYYFGLGTVGRDMLYSMVSMYLMVYLTEILDLPDSTMWWMTGAFTILRIFDAVNDPFMGFLVDNTNTRFGKFKPWIAIGGLLGGILTVLFFTDLGFTGAGYVISFVIIYLLWDFVYGANDIAYWSMLPSLTIDQREREKTGSFARICANVGMYAVVVGILPITNALGGDKRAWFIFAVAVVAIMWAFLCFTLFGVREDRALYKKEKRTSIKEMFSVLFKNDQLIYVAISMGLFMIGYCTTTSFGVYFFKYAFKDENMYPVFAGILGVSQLLALSIFPVFPKMYSRKQIYAFSTVMVILGYIVFFVSPMNMLFIGIAGVLLFVGQAFIEMLMLMFLADSVEYGQWKLGHRNESITFSVQPFINKIGGAIASGIVGITLIISGINSAATSNDVTSAGLTIMKTSMLILPLIFIVGGYIIYRSKFKIDEEMFKKIISDLTKRGDLNIGSEKNVDNR; encoded by the coding sequence ATGCTTGACGCTGTAAAACGCAATCGATACTATTTTGGACTTGGGACTGTAGGCAGGGATATGCTTTATTCAATGGTAAGCATGTATCTTATGGTATATCTTACAGAGATACTTGATCTTCCTGATTCAACGATGTGGTGGATGACGGGGGCGTTTACGATTTTGCGTATATTCGATGCCGTGAATGATCCTTTCATGGGTTTTTTGGTAGATAATACGAATACCCGATTTGGCAAATTTAAGCCGTGGATAGCAATAGGCGGCTTGCTTGGCGGCATTTTGACGGTGTTGTTCTTTACAGACTTAGGGTTTACAGGTGCGGGTTACGTAATTTCGTTCGTAATTATATATCTGTTATGGGATTTTGTGTATGGTGCCAATGATATTGCATACTGGTCCATGCTCCCGTCATTGACCATAGACCAGAGGGAACGTGAAAAAACCGGTTCGTTTGCACGAATATGTGCCAATGTCGGAATGTATGCTGTAGTAGTCGGCATACTCCCGATAACAAACGCTCTCGGCGGCGACAAAAGGGCGTGGTTTATCTTTGCAGTGGCTGTTGTAGCCATAATGTGGGCATTTTTATGTTTTACACTCTTTGGAGTAAGAGAGGACCGTGCATTGTACAAAAAAGAAAAAAGGACATCTATAAAAGAGATGTTCTCAGTACTTTTTAAAAATGATCAGCTTATATATGTTGCAATTTCCATGGGTCTGTTCATGATAGGGTACTGTACCACTACAAGCTTTGGCGTATATTTCTTCAAGTATGCTTTTAAGGATGAGAACATGTATCCTGTATTTGCAGGTATTTTAGGAGTATCTCAGCTTTTGGCGCTGTCCATATTTCCGGTGTTCCCTAAAATGTACAGCCGCAAACAGATATATGCTTTTTCGACAGTCATGGTAATACTCGGATATATAGTATTCTTCGTATCTCCTATGAATATGCTGTTCATCGGTATTGCGGGTGTACTGCTCTTTGTAGGCCAAGCCTTTATAGAAATGCTGATGCTGATGTTTCTCGCTGACAGCGTAGAGTACGGGCAGTGGAAACTTGGTCACCGCAACGAGAGCATTACTTTTTCAGTACAGCCTTTTATCAACAAGATAGGCGGAGCAATTGCCAGCGGTATCGTAGGAATTACGCTTATTATTTCAGGTATCAACTCGGCAGCTACTTCAAACGATGTTACATCAGCGGGCCTTACCATTATGAAAACATCGATGCTGATTCTGCCGCTTATATTTATTGTGGGCGGGTATATTATATACCGCTCTAAATTCAAAATTGACGAGGAAATGTTTAAAAAAATCATATCAGATCTTACAAAACGCGGCGATTTAAATATAGGGAGTGAGAAAAATGTTGACAATAGATAA
- a CDS encoding carbohydrate ABC transporter permease, with amino-acid sequence MRIKKTPGEKVFTVFNILFMIIMIIMTLYPMLYVLFASVSDSDAIMRYTGPLLKPIGFTLAAYKRVFQYPMVLRSLVNSIIIVLMGTSINIFMTSLGAYVLSRKHFYIKNAMMVLIVITMYFSGGLVPQYLNVKELGMLDTYWAIIIPGAISTWNLIIMRTSFLSIPDSLEESAKLDGAKHIDILFKIVIPLAMPTIAVMILFYGVGHWNSWFSAMIYLKTRDKFPMQLILREILILNDTSSGGMQGNSTIDDVQKIGETIKYALIIVATVPILVVYPFLQKYFVNGVMIGALKE; translated from the coding sequence ATGAGGATTAAAAAAACACCTGGTGAGAAGGTATTCACTGTTTTCAATATATTATTTATGATAATTATGATTATTATGACGCTGTATCCCATGTTATATGTATTGTTTGCCTCTGTTAGTGATTCCGACGCAATAATGAGGTATACAGGGCCGTTATTAAAGCCAATAGGATTTACTCTGGCTGCATATAAAAGAGTATTTCAGTATCCGATGGTTTTAAGATCGCTTGTAAATTCAATAATAATTGTTTTAATGGGGACGTCAATAAATATATTTATGACATCTCTCGGTGCATATGTGCTTTCGCGAAAGCACTTCTATATAAAAAATGCAATGATGGTGCTTATTGTAATCACGATGTATTTCAGCGGCGGCCTTGTGCCGCAGTATTTGAATGTAAAAGAGCTGGGAATGCTCGACACCTATTGGGCCATTATAATTCCCGGGGCAATAAGCACATGGAATCTTATCATAATGAGAACGTCGTTTCTAAGCATACCCGATAGCCTTGAAGAATCGGCCAAGCTTGATGGCGCAAAACATATAGATATATTGTTTAAAATAGTTATACCTCTGGCTATGCCGACTATTGCGGTAATGATTCTTTTTTATGGTGTCGGGCACTGGAATTCCTGGTTTTCAGCCATGATATATTTGAAAACGAGGGATAAATTTCCGATGCAGCTTATACTAAGGGAAATATTGATATTGAATGATACATCAAGCGGCGGAATGCAGGGGAACAGTACGATTGATGATGTTCAGAAGATCGGTGAGACTATTAAGTATGCGTTAATCATTGTCGCAACCGTACCTATACTTGTGGTATATCCATTCCTCCAGAAATACTTTGTTAACGGTGTTATGATCGGAGCTTTAAAGGAATAA